GTCCCtacaggagcagggggagggtaagaaggggtgggggggggagtgagtgaacgaggtttgtggttgggtttaaaccacgacacctgggcaatagtgtccaatgctaagtccacccctcaatcATGAGTCCATCCCTATGTTGCGTTTCTGCTCTGATGGCCCCAAGTGTCATGAGCACATCAGGCTCTAAGTAATTcactgtttctgcagcttgtttctggggactccatagatttgccttccatctccgatgcttccaaagcactggaggagcccagtggactagatacttgccTATACTGTCCCACAgacactgccactcatgactgtccagctttggggaaaatctcttggtcctcctatatcgtcgtctAACCCTAGATAAGACCTAAACCCGACTCTGCCCAaattttgagatcagacaaaatggtcgtgggtagaacacactctgtgtgtgttccaacatgctgatccctatcacaatcagcaggcaggtcccaagggtacccaaaggccattcaaacacTTCAGAACCCTCAAACggtgctgctgtacttgtccctggggctggtgtagctgctgtgcttgcttctgtttttctgagtccagatcttcctcctctgccttgctgggaagtgctgcatGGTCTCCTGCATCCTCCACTTGTCCCGGGTGCCCGAAGCTAGACCCAGCTGAGGCTCCCAAAGGTGGTATCTTGCTCTCCGCATCCTCCCAGGGCTCAGGCTCGCGAGAATCGGCAGGGGGCTGCCGGGAGATGCTCTCGGCCACCACGGGGCAGGGCTCGGCCGCAGGGCTCAgttcttctgctgcttcctcccgctgctcagcagctgcctccttccacTCTTCAACCGCCCTGACTTCTTGCACCAGCAGCCATTCCCTCCTGGCCACCGGCCtccagccccgctcccgccgccgcctggtccccggggcagCTCTCCCAGGCCACTTCAGCCCCACTGGCTCcgggggccgctccccctcagctccccgcagcctcacaaagacggaggcgaggacgaGGGCCAGGACTGTGAAGAGCAgtgggacggccaggtacaagtccacggccacctCCATCCTGCGCTGCTGgtggagcccaaccgtattacaagtcattgccatgaAGTACGATGAGACAAGGACGTTAGCCAAGCCCCACACCTAATAAACACTATGACAGCAGATACCAGCTCTAGGTAATGTACTACAAactgagatcaagagaaacaactttcagagccaataaatcagcattgtgatgagtgactattaatccagtcagatctgtcgttatctcaacccttcagtCCCCACGTtaggcaccaaaaagaactgtcgtagtttaaaccctGTCAGCAAGCCAGCCACATagtttctctctcacacacccccaacccccccccttcttgccctcacCCtgactcctggagggatggagaggagaatcaaaagaatgcaactcccataggttgagataggaacagtttagttactaaggtataatacaaatcactgctgctaccaccaataataatgataaaggaaataacaagggaagagaatacaacacctcaccacccaccgaccaataaaacccagcccaaccgagcatcgaccgatacctcctccaacccccGCAGtaccctagcccttccgggtaactctctcTTACATcctaggcatgacgtgctgtggtatggaatgcctctttggtcagtttaggtcaggtgtcttgtctctttCTCCTACCGGCTTCcattcctccctggcagagcatgaggctcagaaagtccttagtcagtctaaacatttgagcagtacctaaaaacatcggtgttatcagctctgttcccaggctggaagtcaaaaacacagcgctgcaccagctacgaagaagaaaaaatggctgctgctgctgaacacaggtgtcctgatttaaacaaaatcatgcagtcgttcactcactcccccacttctttccctccctctacaccc
This is a stretch of genomic DNA from Lathamus discolor isolate bLatDis1 chromosome 11, bLatDis1.hap1, whole genome shotgun sequence. It encodes these proteins:
- the LOC136020330 gene encoding uncharacterized protein LOC136020330, translated to MEVAVDLYLAVPLLFTVLALVLASVFVRLRGAEGERPPEPVGLKWPGRAAPGTRRRRERGWRPVARREWLLVQEVRAVEEWKEAAAEQREEAAEELSPAAEPCPVVAESISRQPPADSREPEPWEDAESKIPPLGASAGSSFGHPGQVEDAGDHAALPSKAEEEDLDSEKQKQAQQLHQPQGQVQQHRTERKIKKNAAPTG